One Chroicocephalus ridibundus chromosome 21, bChrRid1.1, whole genome shotgun sequence DNA segment encodes these proteins:
- the PSMD4 gene encoding 26S proteasome non-ATPase regulatory subunit 4 isoform X2, with product MRNGDFLPTRLQAQQDAVNIVCHSKTRSNPENNVGLITLANNCEVLTTLTPDTGRILSKLHTVQPKGKITFCTGIRVAHLALKHRQGKNHKMRIIAFVGSPVEDNEKDLVKLAKRLKKEKVNVDIINFGEEEANTDKLTAFINTLNGKDGTGSHLVTVPPGPSLADALISSPILAGEGGAMLGLGASDFEFGVDPSADPELALALRVSMEEQRQRQEEEARRAAAASAAEAGIAAAGGDDSDDALLKMTITQQEFGRAGLPDLSSMTEEEQIAYAMQMSLQGAEFAQAEAAEVDSSTAMDTSEPTKEEDDYDVMQDPEFLQSVLENLPGVDPNNEAIRNAMGSLASQASKESKDKKEEEKK from the exons ATGAGAAATGGAGACTTCTTACCCACTCGCCTGCAAGCCCAGCAAGATGCTGTCAACATCGTGTGCCACTCGAAAACCCGCAGTAACCCTGAGAACAACGTGGGGCTCATCACTTTAGCCAA TAACTGTGAAGTGTTGACCACGCTCACTCCAGACACAGGCCGGATCCTTTCAAAGCTACACACAGTGCAACCCAAAGGGAAAATCACCTTTTGCACAGGGATCAGAGTTGCTCAT CTGGCTTTGAAACATCGCCAAGGCAAGAACCACAAGATGCGAATCATCGCTTTCGTTGGGAGCCCTGTAGAAGATAACGAGAAAGAC CTGGTGAAACTGGCAAAGCGTCTTAAGAAAGAGAAAGTCAACGTTGATATCATCAATTTCGGAGAAGAG GAAGCCAACACGGACAAGCTGACAGCCTTCATTAACACCTTAAACGGCAAAGATggcaccggctcccacctggtgACGGTGCCGCCGGGGCCGAGCCTGGCCGATGCCCTCATCAGCTCCCCGatcctggctggggaggggggtgccaTGCTGGGCCTTGGTGCCAGCGACTTCGAGTTCGGCGTGGACCCCAGCGCAGACCCGGAGCTGGCTCTG GCTCTGCGCGTCTCCatggaggagcagaggcagcggCAAGAGGAGGAGgccaggagggctgcagctgcctctgcgGCTGAGGCTGGGATTGCTGCCGCTGGTGGGGACG aTTCGGATGATGCTCTGCTGAAGATGACGATAACTCAGCAGGAGTTTGGCCGGGCCGGGCTGCCCGACCTCAGCAGCATGACGGAGGAGGAGCAGATCGCCTATGCCATGCAGATGtcgctgcagggagcag AGTTTGCCCAGGCGGAGGCAGCCGAAGTGGACAGCAGCACGGCCATGGATACCTCCGAACCCACCAAG GAGGAAGACGACTACGATGTGATGCAGGACCCCGAGTTCCTGCAGAGCGTGCTGGAGAACCTGCCGGGCGTGGACCCCAACAACGAGGCCATCCGCAACGCCATGGGCTCGCTGGCCTCGCAGGCCTCCAAGGAGAGCAAGgacaaaaaggaggaggagaagaagtgA
- the PSMD4 gene encoding 26S proteasome non-ATPase regulatory subunit 4 isoform X1 produces MVLESTMVCIDNSEYMRNGDFLPTRLQAQQDAVNIVCHSKTRSNPENNVGLITLANNCEVLTTLTPDTGRILSKLHTVQPKGKITFCTGIRVAHLALKHRQGKNHKMRIIAFVGSPVEDNEKDLVKLAKRLKKEKVNVDIINFGEEEANTDKLTAFINTLNGKDGTGSHLVTVPPGPSLADALISSPILAGEGGAMLGLGASDFEFGVDPSADPELALALRVSMEEQRQRQEEEARRAAAASAAEAGIAAAGGDDSDDALLKMTITQQEFGRAGLPDLSSMTEEEQIAYAMQMSLQGAEFAQAEAAEVDSSTAMDTSEPTKEEDDYDVMQDPEFLQSVLENLPGVDPNNEAIRNAMGSLASQASKESKDKKEEEKK; encoded by the exons CATTGACAACAGCGAGTACATGAGAAATGGAGACTTCTTACCCACTCGCCTGCAAGCCCAGCAAGATGCTGTCAACATCGTGTGCCACTCGAAAACCCGCAGTAACCCTGAGAACAACGTGGGGCTCATCACTTTAGCCAA TAACTGTGAAGTGTTGACCACGCTCACTCCAGACACAGGCCGGATCCTTTCAAAGCTACACACAGTGCAACCCAAAGGGAAAATCACCTTTTGCACAGGGATCAGAGTTGCTCAT CTGGCTTTGAAACATCGCCAAGGCAAGAACCACAAGATGCGAATCATCGCTTTCGTTGGGAGCCCTGTAGAAGATAACGAGAAAGAC CTGGTGAAACTGGCAAAGCGTCTTAAGAAAGAGAAAGTCAACGTTGATATCATCAATTTCGGAGAAGAG GAAGCCAACACGGACAAGCTGACAGCCTTCATTAACACCTTAAACGGCAAAGATggcaccggctcccacctggtgACGGTGCCGCCGGGGCCGAGCCTGGCCGATGCCCTCATCAGCTCCCCGatcctggctggggaggggggtgccaTGCTGGGCCTTGGTGCCAGCGACTTCGAGTTCGGCGTGGACCCCAGCGCAGACCCGGAGCTGGCTCTG GCTCTGCGCGTCTCCatggaggagcagaggcagcggCAAGAGGAGGAGgccaggagggctgcagctgcctctgcgGCTGAGGCTGGGATTGCTGCCGCTGGTGGGGACG aTTCGGATGATGCTCTGCTGAAGATGACGATAACTCAGCAGGAGTTTGGCCGGGCCGGGCTGCCCGACCTCAGCAGCATGACGGAGGAGGAGCAGATCGCCTATGCCATGCAGATGtcgctgcagggagcag AGTTTGCCCAGGCGGAGGCAGCCGAAGTGGACAGCAGCACGGCCATGGATACCTCCGAACCCACCAAG GAGGAAGACGACTACGATGTGATGCAGGACCCCGAGTTCCTGCAGAGCGTGCTGGAGAACCTGCCGGGCGTGGACCCCAACAACGAGGCCATCCGCAACGCCATGGGCTCGCTGGCCTCGCAGGCCTCCAAGGAGAGCAAGgacaaaaaggaggaggagaagaagtgA